The Thermosynechococcus sp. CL-1 genomic interval TGTAGGCCCCAGAAATCGAGGAGCGCTCACCCGGTGAAGCGGGAAACTGCCAGTTGCGAGTGTTTTTGACAGCGGAGAGAGCCGCACCAAGGCGTTGTTGCAGCAATGGCCACCATGTACCCACGTTAATCGTGGCATACACGTTTTCCTCAACCTGAGTGGGCAGGGGAGCCTCGGCTTTTGCTAACGTGGTTTGGGCGGTTTTCCAAGTTGGGTAGGTGGATGCTCCACGCTGGCAGGTTAGAGGTTGGGTTGGCTCCCCAAGGGGCAGAGCGATCCAGTAGCTTTCCCAAAAATTCTCTAATTGGGCTTGCCAAAGGGCATTCCACTCCCAGCGTCCTCCCTGCTGCCAACTGAGAAACTCTTTCTTTAGCTCCTCTTGCTCTGCCGCAGGAAACTGTGTATCAATCCACGCTTCAATGTGAGCAATCCAGTGACAATCTTCATAGCCACTCCGTACCTTGGTTTTGATGGCTTCGCGCACATTTTTGCCAAGGTTGAGCCATGTTTCCCGCAAATGGTCTTGAAGCTCTTTGCCAATCATGTCTTTGTCTTGTTCAGGAATGAGTGCCGTAATCACGTTGGGAAAACCCGCTGTCACCAAGCTGGAGGACGGCTGCCCTTGTGCCTCAACTGGTTTGGGGATACCAAATTCCTCAAAGTAGGGTTCAAAGTCTGGGTATTTTTGCAGCAGAAACGCATCAATGATCGTTTGGTTGTAGAGATTGGGGGTAATCACAACATCAGGGCCATAGCGTTCGGCAAGGAACCAGCAGGCCTTGGCACTTAGGTAATGGAGTAGATAGGAGCCTGACCAAAAGTCCAGCAGCTTGCGTGAAGATTTAATGAATTCCTGCACGGGGGAAAAGGAAAACATCAACAGCCATGGGTGCTGCGGTTTATCCCCATTGCTGGCGTTTCGGGGAAAGAGGGTGCCGGCAAGGGCAGCGGTAATCGAGGTGTGGGCTTCGAGGGGGCAGTCGGGAATGCGTGTGTCTGAGGGTAACAGCAAGATATCTTTGGCATACACCGCTTGACCTTTGATGCCGCGATCGCCAGCAATGGCTTCGCCATAAAATCGCCAAAACCACCAGAAGACCTTTTCAGCATCGGTTTCTTGGCGAATCTCGCTCCAGATGGACTGCGCCTCAATATCAGCTAAATTCTCATCGCTGAGACTCCCTGCAAAGGCAAAGTTCAAATTACTTTTGGCACCAGTAATCGGGTGGCGAATTTCCACTTGGGTGATATTTGCAGTGGTTGTTGGGGGGGTGCTCATGCCGCGCTGAAAGCTCAGGCGATCGCTGGCCGAAGCAATATGGTCTGCCGTAACACCGCCGTGATGATTCCACCAATTTTGCAAATCCTGGGCATGTTGATTCAGGCAAGACACCTGTTGCCATGGGCCTTTGAGAGCTTTGTTGCGGTACAACGCCTTGAGGTAGGGGTCGTGGAGGAGGGCAAAGAGTTTGCGTTCGTAGTACATGGATGGCCTTCCTAGAACAATTGACTCCACTGCGAACACCTAGCAATGCGCCTTGGGCGATCGCAGCTAATGTTTTATCCAGTGTCGTGAGTTGGGATATGCAGTGGAAGCAAAATAAAAATTCTTTTGTAATATTTAACAGTTTTTTGTACTAGCTATAAGAATTGAAACATTTGGGTCTTGCTTCCGAGAGATCTGCCAAGTTGCCTCCAACCCTGATGCTTTCGTTGAATCCCTTAGCGTTTCTCAGGAAGCGGGTTTGAGCATTTTCTAGTATTTCAGAGGCAAATGAGAATCCCTACCTAGGGGCGGGGCATTCAGAAGCTCCCCACTGGCCTCAAGCCCTGATTTTAAGGGGACTCACTGCAAACTAACCTAGAAGCGATCGCCCGCCTCAAGAACTTTTTCAAGTTCGTCTGCCACCTCAAGAACCACGCGGATACTGGTGTAAAGGGCTTCGGGGTCACAGTCAGCAGCAACCTTCGTACAAAATACAGCGATATACCTATTGTCAGCAAGGGGACGCAACTCCCAAGCGCCAATTTTCTTATTGGCATTTTCAATTAACAGATAATTGGCTATCTCTTGGTCAAGAAAGCCCTCGCAACTGTAGCCCACAGACCAGACATCCCGAATTTCATAGCTTCCTAGCTGCTGGGTTTTGGAGTCAATAAAGGCCTGTTGCGTTCGACCGTTAGATAGCTCAAAGACAACGCGGTAATCACCATCCTCATCCACTTGATAGCGGATTCCCAGTCGATCCAAAATGCGACTGACACGGACATCTGCTTCGACGCGCCGCTGACCAAACATCTTGAGATTCTCACTATAGGGGTGATTTGTGTCATTGATAATACAGGTTAACTGATCAGGTTTTGATCGCCACAGGGAAGGTTTCACGAATGTTCATATGTGCGGCAGGGACGCGGCCATGGTATTGTGGCTAAGTAGCTCAAAATTCCCAATCTACGCGGGGTTGCCCGCTCACCTAACTCAGTTAAGGGGCTGCCATGTTGTCAAAGGGCTTTGAGGTTGAACTCTACACGGGTAAGCCCACGGGCGAGATTGTGGGACTATCGGATCGCATTGTGAGGGACTTGCCGGGGTTCGTGCGTGAACCCGATAGCCGCAATGTTGAATTTACAACCCCGCCGGTCTTTCTATACGACCAAGCCCTCTGTGACTTGCTGCGCCCCCGCTTTCGGCTGCGCGCTTATTTGCAATCTCTAGGGGATTTAACGCTGGTTCCCGGTAGCACCCTGAGTTTAGGGGACAGTCAACGTTTTTATCGCTCTGACCCCCAGAATCCCTATCACACCTACATTGAGCAAACCTATGGCACAAGGGTTGTCACCGCCAGTGTCCACATCAACATTGGCCTGCGGGATCCAGAAGAGTTGATCCGTGCCTGTCGGCTGGTGCGGCTGGAGGCACCGCTGTTTCTAGCGCTGAGTGCTGCGTCGCCGTTTCTCGATGGCAAGGTAACGGGCTATCACTCCACCCGTTGGGCAATCTTTCCGAAGACCCCACCCCAAGTGCCCCTATTTACCAGCCATGCCCACTTCATTGAGTGGACAGAGGCACAACTTCAACTGGGCACGATGCAAAATGTGCGGCACTTGTGGAGTTCTGTGCGCCCCAATGGCGATCGCCGACCCTACGATCTCAACCGCCTTGAACTGCGAATTTGTGATCTAGTTACGGATGCCATTGCCCTACTGGCAATTACGGCTCTCTTGGAAGCGCGACTCCTACAATTGCTCGACACCCCTGACCTTGACCCGCTCCGCTGGGGCGATGGCGAGATGCTGGCACAACTAGCCGATGAAAACGAGCAGATTGCTGCAAAAAACAGCCTAGAGGCCGTGCTGACCCATTGGCGCGATCGCCGGCAACTAACGGCAGCCGCTTGGATAG includes:
- the gshA gene encoding glutamate--cysteine ligase, whose protein sequence is MLSKGFEVELYTGKPTGEIVGLSDRIVRDLPGFVREPDSRNVEFTTPPVFLYDQALCDLLRPRFRLRAYLQSLGDLTLVPGSTLSLGDSQRFYRSDPQNPYHTYIEQTYGTRVVTASVHINIGLRDPEELIRACRLVRLEAPLFLALSAASPFLDGKVTGYHSTRWAIFPKTPPQVPLFTSHAHFIEWTEAQLQLGTMQNVRHLWSSVRPNGDRRPYDLNRLELRICDLVTDAIALLAITALLEARLLQLLDTPDLDPLRWGDGEMLAQLADENEQIAAKNSLEAVLTHWRDRRQLTAAAWIAELYEEVWPIAKAQGFSCFLAPIKKILRQGNTAQQWLAQYAAGQSIPEIMATAVAEMAASEQEFADQLCQPVAAVRG